A window from Montipora capricornis isolate CH-2021 chromosome 7, ASM3666992v2, whole genome shotgun sequence encodes these proteins:
- the LOC138057545 gene encoding uncharacterized protein produces the protein MTDDNAEIASGEDIIGTTDVSIVRRDKGQTYSLTLGELAELMPVYRSKYPKFARLEAMYDAEKHRARIARKLSAFPPMCSWQPESHHLSPEEAQMLQGGDACVNKYHLVHIASKGASWVLRGEELEAEKREGTYTKSSFVSLEVAGATTPSFGRVQHFFQHSFAGVNLYGKPQQDARSRLWYVPTTTVALQTTCHST, from the coding sequence ATGACCGATGATAATGCTGAGATTGCATCTGGAGAAGACATCATTGGAACCACTGATGTGAGCATTGTCAGAAGAGACAAAGGGCAAACCTACTCTTTGACCCTTGGTGAACTGGCAGAATTAATGCCAGTTTACCGATCTAAGTACCCCAAGTTTGCTCGCTTGGAAGCCATGTATGACGCCGAAAAACACCGTGCCAGAATTGCCAGGAAGTTGTCTGCTTTTCCACCCATGTGTTCCTGGCAACCAGAATCCCACCACCTATCCCCTGAAGAAGCCCAAATGTTGCAAGGGGGTGATGCTTGTGTGAACAAGTATCACCTTGTTCATATTGCAAGCAAGGGAGCTTCCTGGGTATTGAGAGGAGAAGAGCTGGAGGCTGAGAAGAGGGAAGGAACATATACAAAGTcatcttttgtttctttggaaGTAGCAGGAGCCACCACACCATCCTTTGGAAGAGTACAACACTTTTTCCAGCATTCCTTTGCTGGCGTCAACCTCTATGGCAAGCCTCAGCAAGATGCAAGGAGCAGGCTGTGGTATGTTCCAACCACAACTGTTGCTCTCCAAACCACTTGTCACAGCACCTGA
- the LOC138057546 gene encoding uncharacterized protein has protein sequence MQFMIKPNLIHYRKGISCEVKRLPNHDHTTLVHPDAMHTITNVVTTLVGLLSGNANISQVLLEEEEFGRREWYRDVQTVKGKKTKQGDKAETPVSFCFAPDGIAEANKRASSVTVPVGFGYKLSNIFTSLKMKSYDWLQFLKSNIFKYCILGLLPQPQEATLCRFLDALSMLLREEQSVANLESLDLELNEAMALRILSHALHCDKT, from the exons ATGCAATTTATGATCAAGCCAAATCTAATACACTACAGAAAGGGCATTTCTTGCGAAGTCAAGAGGCTACCAAATCATGATCACACCACACTAGTACACCCTGATGCAATGCACACCATCACCAATGTTGTCACCACTCTGGTGGGGCTGCTATCAGGTAATGCCAATATCAGCCAGGTGCTGCTTGAAGAGGAAGAGTTTGGGCGGAGAGAATGGTACCGTGATGTGCAGACAGTAAAAG GTAAAAAGACCAAGCAAGGTGATAAAGCTGAGACACCCGTTTCATTTTGCTTTGCACCAGATGGAATCGCGGAAGCTAATAAAAGGGCCAGTAGTGTCACAGTACCTGTAGGATTTGGTTACAAACTGTCGAACATTTTCACTTCTCTGAAAATGAAATCTTATGATTGGCTTCAG TTTCTTAAGAGCAACATCTTCAAATACTGCATCCTTGGTCTGCTGCCACAGCCCCAAGAAGCCACTCTTTGCAGGTTCCTAGATGCTCTAAGCATGCTCTTGAGAGAGGAACAGTCAGTGGCAAACCTTGAAAGCCTGGATCTCGAGCTCAATGAGGCAATGGCCCT aagaatcCTAAGCCATGCATTacactgtgataaaacatgA